In Aegilops tauschii subsp. strangulata cultivar AL8/78 chromosome 3, Aet v6.0, whole genome shotgun sequence, one genomic interval encodes:
- the LOC109773650 gene encoding GDSL esterase/lipase At1g28600 has translation MAASPWISSVSSFGAEAVLKEGARYVVVPGQLPTGCIPIVLTLYASPNKRHYDRRTGCLRKYNALARYHNGVLFEALYRLRIKYPAAKIVYADYYAPLIDFLKKPKKFGFSASSKLRVCCGAGGPYNYNMTAACGFPGATACANPAAHVNWDGIHLTEPAYERIAAGWLWGPYGHPPILKAMRQ, from the exons ATGGCCGCATCACCATGGATTTCATCGGTATCGTCCTTTGGCGCCGAG GCGGTGCTCAAGGAGGGAGCGAGGTACGTGGTGGTGCCGGGGCAGCTGCCGACGGGGTGCATTCCCATCGTCCTGACGCTGTACGCGAGCCCCAACAAGCGGCACTACGACCGCCGGACCGGGTGCCTCAGAAAATACAACGCGCTCGCGCGCTACCACAACGGAGTGCTGTTCGAGGCCCTGTATCGGCTCCGGATCAAGTACCCCGCGGCGAAGATCGTCTACGCCGACTACTACGCGCCGCTCATCGACTTCCTCAAGAAACCAAAGAAGTTCG GGTTCAGTGCTTCGTCGAAGCTCCGGGTTTGCTGTGGCGCCGGCGGGCCGTACAACTACAACATGACGGCGGCGTGCGGGTTTCCCGGCGCGACCGCGTGCGCTAACCCCGCCGCGCACGTCAACTGGGACGGCATCCACCTGACGGAGCCGGCGTACGAGCGCATCGCCGCCGGTTGGCTCTGGGGCCCGTACGGGCACCCGCCTATTCTCAAGGCCATGCGTCAGTAA